Proteins from a genomic interval of Lysobacter arenosi:
- the pilV gene encoding type IV pilus modification protein PilV, whose translation MKSVSRHLANDRIGGAGQRGVGLLEVLIAVLVMAVGMLGIAALQAVALRNSQSSFERSNAVVQSYAILDAMRANAAAARIGQYDRGMICELPDEGDLVETDLRNWITSLHQSLGDDACGQTDCDSVSCKVTVQWNDSRSQDAGDDGEDKTQTVTVETRI comes from the coding sequence ATGAAGTCCGTGAGCAGACATCTTGCCAATGACCGCATCGGCGGCGCTGGTCAACGCGGCGTGGGCTTGCTGGAAGTGCTCATCGCCGTCCTGGTGATGGCGGTCGGCATGCTGGGCATCGCGGCGCTGCAGGCCGTGGCGTTGCGCAACAGCCAAAGCTCGTTCGAGCGAAGCAACGCGGTAGTGCAGAGCTACGCGATCCTCGATGCCATGCGCGCCAATGCGGCTGCCGCACGCATCGGTCAGTACGACCGCGGAATGATCTGCGAGTTGCCCGACGAGGGCGACCTCGTCGAGACGGATCTGCGCAATTGGATCACTTCGTTGCACCAGAGTCTCGGCGACGACGCCTGTGGCCAGACCGATTGCGACAGCGTCAGCTGCAAGGTGACGGTGCAATGGAACGATTCCCGCTCCCAGGATGCAGGTGACGACGGGGAAGACAAAACGCAGACGGTGACAGTGGAGACCAGGATATGA
- a CDS encoding PilW family protein, translating into MTARRSLRGTRGPVLASGFSLIELMISLVLGLLVVAAAGTLFMANRQTYTATESLGRLQENARVAFELMSRDVREAGGNFCGAPLASTVNVLVPGGAWYTDFSGGVRGYPGDTAFPDSAFGTGAAQRTAGTDAIELKSAFADPVTIESDNPTTGTITLNSADHGFAVGDIAVACDSNHAAIFQVTTAGAETIEHATGSGTPGNCTQGLGMPLSCDGAAGTGYQFGCVFGGVPASGVDCTQPGSKWTAVVTKIRAVRWYVATNDRGGKSLYQSVLHGSAAALETNEIVEGVNDMTLEYLRQGDAAYQGTVAAADWPSIVAMRVTLDLVGQDRVGTDGNPLQRTLAHVITIRNRLP; encoded by the coding sequence ATGACGGCGCGACGTTCCCTTCGCGGCACCCGCGGGCCGGTGCTGGCGTCAGGTTTCTCGTTGATCGAACTGATGATTTCGCTCGTGCTCGGCTTGCTGGTCGTGGCCGCGGCCGGGACGCTGTTCATGGCCAACCGGCAGACCTACACGGCCACCGAGAGCCTGGGTCGCCTGCAGGAGAATGCCCGCGTCGCATTCGAGTTGATGTCGCGCGACGTGCGCGAGGCTGGCGGCAATTTCTGTGGCGCGCCGCTGGCAAGCACGGTCAACGTCCTGGTTCCGGGCGGTGCCTGGTACACGGACTTCTCCGGTGGCGTGCGCGGCTACCCCGGTGATACGGCCTTTCCGGATTCGGCATTCGGCACAGGCGCGGCGCAGCGCACCGCGGGCACCGATGCAATCGAGCTCAAGTCGGCCTTTGCCGATCCGGTGACGATCGAATCCGACAACCCGACTACCGGCACGATCACCCTGAACTCGGCGGACCACGGTTTTGCCGTCGGCGATATCGCGGTGGCGTGCGACTCCAACCACGCTGCCATCTTCCAGGTCACCACGGCTGGTGCCGAGACCATCGAGCATGCCACCGGCAGCGGCACTCCGGGCAACTGCACGCAGGGCCTGGGCATGCCGCTCAGCTGTGACGGCGCCGCCGGAACCGGCTACCAGTTCGGCTGCGTGTTCGGCGGCGTGCCCGCTTCCGGCGTGGATTGCACGCAACCCGGCAGCAAATGGACCGCGGTTGTCACCAAGATTCGCGCGGTTCGCTGGTACGTGGCCACCAACGACCGCGGTGGGAAGTCTCTGTATCAGTCCGTCCTGCACGGCTCTGCCGCAGCGCTGGAGACGAACGAAATCGTAGAGGGCGTCAACGACATGACGCTGGAGTACCTCCGGCAAGGTGACGCGGCATACCAGGGCACCGTCGCCGCCGCGGATTGGCCGTCGATCGTCGCAATGCGGGTCACCCTGGACCTGGTCGGACAGGATCGGGTCGGAACCGACGGCAATCCGCTGCAACGCACCCTGGCGCACGTCATCACCATCAGGAACCGCCTGCCATGA
- a CDS encoding pilus assembly PilX family protein, which translates to MRHSFPTRQKGVALFVVLILLVILTLLGLAAMRGTLLEERMSANLLDRGMAFQATEAALREGEEYAESLAVSSFPASGCADGLCSRPDPAVATDNQRWQADGFWDDDSGFWREATVDVGDLTAKPRFIVELLDTTLPASGQCSTSIDVSPDASCSGNERRYRVTAYSHADGRAEVMLQSTYAVP; encoded by the coding sequence ATGAGGCACTCATTTCCCACCCGCCAGAAGGGCGTGGCCTTGTTCGTAGTGCTGATCCTGTTGGTCATCTTGACCCTGCTGGGCCTGGCTGCGATGCGCGGCACGCTGCTGGAAGAACGCATGAGCGCCAACCTGCTTGACCGGGGCATGGCCTTCCAGGCGACCGAGGCAGCGTTGCGCGAGGGTGAGGAGTACGCGGAGTCGCTCGCAGTGAGCAGCTTCCCCGCCAGTGGCTGTGCCGACGGCCTCTGCTCCAGGCCCGATCCGGCCGTTGCCACCGACAACCAGCGCTGGCAGGCCGACGGATTCTGGGACGACGATTCGGGCTTCTGGCGCGAGGCCACCGTCGATGTCGGTGACCTCACTGCCAAGCCGCGCTTCATCGTCGAACTGCTCGACACCACGTTGCCGGCCAGCGGCCAATGCTCGACCAGCATCGACGTTTCGCCGGATGCCAGTTGCTCCGGCAACGAGCGTCGCTACCGCGTCACGGCATACAGCCACGCCGACGGACGCGCTGAAGTGATGCTCCAATCCACCTACGCAGTGCCTTGA